The Prinia subflava isolate CZ2003 ecotype Zambia chromosome 15, Cam_Psub_1.2, whole genome shotgun sequence genome contains a region encoding:
- the RASGRF1 gene encoding ras-specific guanine nucleotide-releasing factor 1: protein MQKGMRLNDGHVAHLGLLAKKDGARRGYLSKRSADNTKWHTKWFALLQNMLFYFETDSSSRPSGLYLLEGCVCDRAPSPKPPLSAKDSLEKQHYFTVNFNHENQKTLELRTEDAKDCDEWVAAIAHASYRNLATEHEALMQKYLHLLQIVETEKTVAKQLRQQIEDGEIEIERLKAEIASLLKDHERIQASQSSAPSDDDSDIKKIKKVQSFLRGWLCRRKWKTIIQDYIRSPHADSMRKRNQVVFSMLEAEAEYVQQLHILVNNFLRPLRMAASSKKPPITHDDVSSIFLNSETIMFLHQIFYQGLKARISSWPTLVLADLFDILLPMLNIYQEFVRNHQYSLQILAHCKQNRDFDKLLKHYEAKPDCEERTLETFLTYPMFQIPRYILTLHELLAHTPHEHVERNSLDYAKSKLEELSRIMHDEVSETENIRKNLAIERMIIEGCEILLDTSQTFVRQGSLIQVPMSEKGKITRGRLGSLSLRKEGERQCFLFSKHLIICTRGSGGKLHLTKNGVISLIDCTLVEEPESTDEDAKTSGQDIDHLDFKIVVEPKDSSSFTVILVASSRQEKAAWTSDISQCVDNIRCNGLMMNAFEENSKVTVPQMIKSDASLYCDDVDIRFSKTMNSCKVLQIRYASVERLLERLTDLRFLSIDFLNTFLHSYRVFTTALVVLDKLITIYKKPISAIPARSLELLFANSQNNKLLYGEPPKSPRANRKFSSPPPLSITKSSSPSRRRKLSLNIPIITGGKALDLAALSCSSNGYAGVYSSMAPFSKTTLDINKLYVSGSYPNKIPDEGEAASEKLEESLPGKQSSEASVREESDTDPNHSDEAEAEASPTKSPTTPKSTKCKNTSDFSLFSYNNGMVMTSCRDLDSTRSALSATSAFAIATAGANEGTPTKEKYRRMSLASAVSGFPTDQRNGDKEFVIRRAATNRVLNVLRHWVSKHSQDFETNEELKFRVIAFLEEVIHDPELLTQERKAAANIIRTLTQEDPGDNQITLEEVVQMAEGVKAEPFENHSALEIAEQLTLLDHLVFKKIPYEEFFGQGWMKLEKNERTPYIMKNTKHFNDVSNLIASEIIRNEEINARVSAIEKWVAVADICRCLHNYNAVLEITSSLNRSAIFRLKKTWLKVSKQTKALIDKLQKLVSSEGRFKNLREALKNCDPPCVPYLGMYLTDLAFIEEGTPNYTEDGLVNFSKMRMISHIIREIRQFQQTSYKIEHQPKVTQYLLDQSCVMDEESLYEASLRIEPKLPS, encoded by the exons ATGCAGAAGGGGATGCGGCTCAATGACGGGCACGTCGcccacctggggctgctggcgAAGAAGGACGGGGCCCGGCGCGGATACCTGAGCAAGCGGAGCGCCGACAACACGAAATGGCACACCAAGTGGTTCGCGCTGCTCCAGAACATGCTCTTCTACTTCGAGACCGACTCCAGCTCCCGGCCCTCGGGGCTCTACCTGCTCGAGGGCTGCGTCTGCGACCGCGCGCCCTCCCCCAAGCCCCCGCTCTCGGCGAAGGACTCCCTGGAGAAGCAG CACTACTTCACTGTTAACTTCAACCATGAGAACCAGAAGACCCTGGAGCTGAGGACCGAGGACGCCAAGGACTGCGACGAGTGGGTGGCAGCCATCGCTCACGCCAG CTACAGGAACCTGGCGACAGAGCACGAGGCGCTGATGCAGAAGTACCTCCATCTCCTGCAGATCGTGGAGACGGAGAAGACTGTTGCCAAGCAACTCCGGCAGCAGATCGAGGACGGGGAGATCGAGATCGAGCGCCTCAAGGCCGAG ATCGCGTCCCTGCTCAAGGACCACGAGCGCATCCAGGCCAGCCAGAGCAGCGCGCCCAGTGACGATGACAGTGACATCAAGAAGATCAAGAAG GTGCAGAGCTTCCTGCGGGGCTGGCTGTGCCGGAGGAAGTGGAAGACCATCATCCAGGACTACATCAGGTCCCCCCACGCTGACAGCATGCGCAAGAGGAACCAGGTGGTGTTCAGCATGCTGGAGGCTGAGGCCGAGTACGTCCAGCAGCTGCACATCCTGGTCAACAACTTCCTGCGGCCGCTGCGGATGGCCGCCAGCTCCAAGAAGCCGCCCATTACACACGACGACGTCAGCAGCATCTTCCTCAACAG CGAAACAATCATGTTTTTGCACCAAATTTTCTACCAAGGCCTGAAGGCGCGGATCTCCAGCTGGCCCACGCTGGTGCTGG ctgacCTGTTCGACatcctgctgcccatgctgaACATCTACCAGGAGTTTGTGCGGAACCACCAGTACAGCCTGCAGATCCTGGCCCACTGCAAGCAGAACCGCGACTTTGACAAGCTGCTCAAGCACTACGAGGCCAAGCCCGACTGCGAGGAGAGGACCCTGGAGACCTTCCTCACCTACCCCATGTTCCAG atcCCCAGGTACATCCTGACCCTGCACGAGCTGCTGGCTCACACACCCCACGAGCACGTGGAGAGGAACAGCCTGGATTACGCCAAGTCCAAGCTGGAAGAGCTGTCCAG GATAATGCACGATGAAGTGAGTGAGACTGAAAATATCCGGAAAAACCTGGCAATAGAGAGGATGATCATCGAGGGGTGTGAGATCCTGCTGGACACCAGCCAGACCTTCGTCAGACAAG GGTCCCTGATCCAGGTGCCGATGTCGGAGAAGGGGAAGATCACCCGCGGCCGGCTGGGCTCGCTGTCGCTGCGGAAGGAGGGCGAGCGGCAGTGCTTCCTCTTCTCCAAGCACCTCATCATCTGCACCCGCGGCTCCGGGGGGAAGCTGCACCTCACCAAG aaCGGGGTGATCTCCCTCATCGACTGCACGCTGGTGGAGGAGCCCGAGAGCACCGACGAGGACG CCAAAACGTCAGGACAAGACATTGACCACCTTGACTTCAAGATCGTGGTGGAGCCGAAAGATTCCTCATCTTTCACCGTTATCCTCGTGGCCTCGTCCAGGCAGGAGAAGGCTGCGTGGACCAGTGACATCAGCCAG TGCGTGGACAACATCCGCTGCAACGGCCTGATGATGAACGCCTTCGAGGAGAACTCCAAGGTCACCGTGCCCCAGATGATCAA GTCTGATGCCAGCTTGTATTGTGATGATGTTGACATTAGGTTCAGTAAAACGATGAATTCCTGCAAGGTCCTGCAGATCCGCTATGCCAGTGTGGAGCggctgctggagaggctgaCAGACCTGCGCTTCCTGAGCATCGACTTCCTCAACACCTTCCTGCACTCCTACCGCGTCTTCACCACCGCCCTCGTCGTCCTCGACAAGCTCATCACCATCTACAAGAAGCCCATCAGTGCCATCCCTGCACG gtccctggagctgctgtttgcaAACAGCCAGAACAACAAGCTACTCTACGGGGAGCCCCCCAAGTCCCCCAGAGCCAACCGCAAGTTCTCGTCGCCGCCGCCGCTCTCCATCACCAAGTCATCATCGCCCAGCCGCCGGAGGAAGCTGTCCCTCAACATCCCCATCATCACGGGCGGCAAGGCGCTGGACCTGGCGGcgctgagctgctcctccaacGGCTACGCCGGCGTCTACTCCTCCATGGCGCCCTTCAGCAAGACCACCCTGGACATCAACAAGCTCTACGTGTCCGGAAGCTACCCCAACAAAATCCCAGACGAAGGAGAGGCGGCCTCGGAAAAGCTGGAGGAGTCGCTGCCAGGCAAGCAAA GCTCAGAGGCGTCCGTCAGGGAAGAGTCAGACACTGACCCCAACCACAGCGATGAAGCAGAAGCTGAAGCTTCCCCAACAAAATCTCCAACCACTCCCAAGTCCACCAAGTGCAAAAATACATCAG ATTTCTCACTGTTTTCCTACAACAACGGCATGGTGATGACGTCCTGCCGGGACCTGGACAGCACCCGCAGCGCCCTGTCCGCCACCTCCGCCTTCGCCATCGCCACGGCGGGCGCCAACGAGGGCACCCCCACCAAGGAGAAGTACCGCAGGATGTCCTTGGCCAGTGCAG TTTCAGGCTTCCCGACGGACCAGCGGAACGGAGACAAGGAGTTTGTGATCCGCAGGGCGGCCACCAACCGTGTCCTGAACGTGCTGCGGCACTGGGTGTCCAAACACTCACAG GACTTTGAGACCAATGAGGAGCTGAAGTTCCGAGTGATCGCCTTCCTGGAGGAGGTCATCCACGACCCCGAGCTCCTGACGCAGGAGAGGAAAGCAGCCGCCAACATCATAAG GACCCTGACGCAGGAGGATCCAGGGGACAACCAGATAACCCTGGAGGAGGTTGTGCAGATG GCTGAGGGGGTCAAAGCAGAACCCTTTGAAAACCACTCAGCCCTGGAGATCGCAGAACAGCTGACACTGCTGGATCACCTGGTCTTCAAGAAGATCCCGTACGA GGAATTCTTTGGGCAAGGCTGGATGAAGCTGGAGAAGAATGAGAGGACTCCATACATCATGAAGAACACAAAGCACTTCAATGAT GTCAGCAACCTGATCGCGTCGGAGATCATCCGGAACGAGGAGATCAACGCGCGCGTCAGCGCCATCGAGAAGTGGGTGGCGGTGGCCGACATCTGCCGCTGCCTGCACAACTACAACGCCGTGCTGGAGATCACCTCCTCCCTCAACCGCAGTGCCATCTTCCGCCTCAAGAAAACCTGGCTCAAGGTCTCCAAGCAG ACGAAGGCTCTGATTGATAAGCTCCAGAAGCTGGTGTCGTCGGAGGGCAGGTTCAAGAACCTGAGGGAGGCACTGAAAAA TTGTGACCCTCCATGTGTGCCCTACCTGGGCATGTACCTGACTGACCTGGCGTTCATCGAGGAGGGCACCCCGAACTACACTGAGGATGGCCTGGTGAACTTCTCCAAAATGAGGATG ATCTCACACATCATAAGGGAGATCCGCCAGTTCCAGCAAACCTCCTACAAGATCGAGCACCAGCCGAAG GTGACGCAGTACCTGCTGGACCAGTCGTGTGTGATGGACGAGGAATCCCTTTACGAAGCTTCGCTGCGGATCGAGCCCAAGCTGCCTTCGtga
- the CTSH gene encoding pro-cathepsin H, with product MGWPVLLTVTVTALLAPAAAWEPSAEEEQLFKAWMLQNERRYGPHEYPRRLRIFLDNKRRIEEHNAGNHSFQMGLNQFSDLTFAEFKKLYLWSEPQNCSATKGNFLRSSGPYPDSIDWRKKGNFVTPVKNQGACGSCWTFSTTGCLESAIAIATGKLLSLAEQQLVDCAQAFNNHGCSGGLPSQAFEYILYNKGLMGEDSYPYRAKNGTCKFQPEKAIAFVKDVINITQYDEDGMVEAVGKHNPVSFAFEVTSNFMHYRKGVYSNPRCEHTPDKVNHAVLAVGYGEDNGTPYWIVKNSWGRLWGMQGYFLIERGKNMCGLAACASYPVPQV from the exons atGGGCTGGCCCGTGCTGCTGACCGTGACCGTGACCGCGCTCCtggcccccgccgccgcctggGAGCCCTCGGCCGAAG aggagcagctgttcAAGGCCTggatgctgcag AACGAGCGGCGCTACGGCCCGCACGAGTACCCGCGGCGGCTGCGCATCTTCCTGGACAACAAGCGGCGCATCGAGGAGCACAACGCCGGCAACCACAGCTTCCAGA TGGGCCTGAACCAGTTCTCGGATCTGACGTTCGCAGAGTTTAAAAAGCTGTACCTGTGGAGTGAGCCCCAG AACTGCTCAGCCACCAAGGGCAACTTCCTGCGCAGCTCTGGGCCGTATCCCGACTCCATCGActggaggaagaagggaaattTCGTGACACCCGTGAAAAACCAG GGtgcctgtgggagctgctggactTTTTCCACCACGGGCTGTTTGGAGTCTGCTATTGCCATCGCCACGGGAAAGCTGCTCTCTCTG gcagagcagcagttgGTTGACTGTGCCCAGGCCTTCAACAACCACGGCTGCAGTGG GGGCCTGCCGAGCCAAGCCTTCGAGTACATCCTGTACAACAAGGGGCTCATGGGGGAGGACAGCTACCCGTACCGGGCCAAG AATGGCACCTGCAAGTTCCAGCCCGAGAAGGCCATTGCCTTTGTCAAGGACGTTATCAACATCACACAG TATGACGAGGACGGCATGGTGGAAGCCGTGGGGAAGCACAACCCAGTGAGCTTTGCCTTTGAGGTGACGAGTAACTTCATGCACTACAGGAAAGGAGTGTATTCCAA cccgcGCTGCGAGCACACCCCTGACAAGGTGAACCACGCCGTGCTGGCCGTGGGCTACGGGGAGGACAACGGCACTCCCTACTGGATCGTCAAGAACTCCTGGGGCCGCCTGTGGGGCATGCAGGG GTATTTCCTGATCGAACGAGGCAAGAACATGTGTGGGCTGGCTGCGTGTGCCTCCTACCCCGTTCCTCAGGTGTAG